One Streptomyces sp. L2 genomic window carries:
- the thrC gene encoding threonine synthase — protein MTHQWRGIIEEYRDRLPVSDTTPVVTLREGGTPLVPAQVLSERTGCEVHLKVEGANPTGSFKDRGMTMAISKAKEEGAKAVICASTGNTSASAAAYAVRAGMVSAVLVPQGKIALGKMGQALVHGAKILQVDGNFDDCLTLARSLSENYPVALVNSVNPVRIEGQKTAAFEIVDMLGDAPDIHVLPVGNAGNITAYWKGYREYAADGIATRTPRMWGFQASGSAPIVRGEVVKDPSTIATAIRIGNPASWQFALAARDESGGAIDEVTDREILRAYRLLAAQEGVFVEPASAASVAGLLKAAEQGKVDPGQRIVCTVTGNGLKDPDWAVAGAPQPVTVPVDAATAAERLGLA, from the coding sequence ATGACCCACCAGTGGCGCGGAATCATCGAGGAGTACCGGGACAGGCTGCCGGTATCCGACACCACGCCGGTCGTGACGCTCCGCGAGGGCGGCACGCCCCTCGTGCCCGCGCAGGTGCTCTCCGAGCGCACGGGCTGTGAGGTCCACCTGAAGGTGGAGGGGGCCAACCCCACCGGTTCCTTCAAGGACCGCGGCATGACCATGGCCATCAGCAAGGCGAAGGAGGAGGGGGCGAAGGCGGTCATCTGCGCCTCCACCGGCAACACCTCCGCCTCCGCCGCCGCCTACGCCGTACGCGCGGGCATGGTCTCCGCCGTGCTCGTCCCGCAGGGGAAGATCGCGCTCGGCAAGATGGGCCAGGCCCTCGTGCACGGCGCGAAGATCCTCCAGGTCGACGGCAACTTCGACGACTGCCTCACCCTCGCCCGCTCGCTGAGCGAGAACTACCCGGTGGCGCTGGTCAATTCGGTCAACCCGGTGCGGATCGAGGGCCAGAAGACGGCCGCCTTCGAGATCGTCGACATGCTCGGCGACGCGCCCGACATCCACGTCCTCCCGGTGGGCAACGCGGGCAACATCACCGCCTACTGGAAGGGCTACCGGGAGTACGCCGCCGACGGCATCGCCACGCGGACCCCTCGCATGTGGGGATTCCAGGCCTCCGGCAGCGCGCCGATCGTGCGCGGCGAGGTCGTCAAGGACCCCTCGACCATCGCCACCGCCATCCGCATCGGCAACCCCGCCTCCTGGCAGTTCGCCCTCGCCGCCCGCGACGAGTCCGGCGGCGCCATCGACGAGGTGACGGACCGTGAGATCCTGCGCGCCTACCGCCTGTTGGCCGCGCAGGAGGGCGTCTTCGTGGAGCCCGCGTCCGCCGCGTCCGTGGCCGGTCTGCTCAAGGCCGCCGAACAGGGCAAGGTGGACCCGGGCCAGCGGATCGTCTGCACGGTCACCGGCAACGGCCTGAAGGACCCCGACTGGGCCGTCGCCGGCGCGCCGCAGCCGGTCACCGTCCCGGTCGACGCGGCCACCGCGGCCGAGCGCCTCGGCCTGGCCTGA
- a CDS encoding homoserine dehydrogenase, translating into MMRTRPLKVALLGCGVVGSEVARIMTTHADDLTARIGAPVELAGVAVRRTGKVREGIDPALVTTDATALVKRGDIDVVVEVIGGIEPARTLITTAFEHGASVVSANKALLAQDGAALHAAAIENKKDLYYEAAVAGAIPLIRPLRESLAGDKVNRVLGIVNGTTNFILDKMDSTGAGYQEALDEATALGYAEADPTADVEGFDAAAKAAILAGIAFHTRVRLDDVYREGMAEVTAADFRSAKEMGCTIKLLAICERAADGASVTARVHPAMIPLTHPLASVRGAYNAVFVESDAAGQLMFYGPGAGGSPTASAVLGDLVAVCRNRLNGATGPGESAYAALTVSPMGEVVTRYHISLDVADKPGVLAQVATVFAEHGVSIDTVRQSGKDGEASLVVVTHRASDASLSGTVEALRKLDTVRGVASIMRVEGE; encoded by the coding sequence ATGATGCGTACGCGTCCGCTGAAGGTGGCGCTGCTGGGCTGTGGGGTCGTCGGCTCAGAGGTGGCGCGCATCATGACGACGCACGCCGACGACCTCACGGCCCGGATCGGGGCCCCGGTCGAGCTCGCCGGGGTCGCGGTCCGGCGGACCGGCAAGGTGCGCGAGGGCATCGACCCGGCCCTCGTCACCACCGACGCCACCGCCCTCGTCAAACGCGGCGACATCGACGTCGTCGTCGAGGTGATCGGCGGCATCGAGCCGGCCCGGACCCTCATCACCACCGCGTTCGAGCACGGCGCGTCCGTCGTCTCCGCGAACAAGGCCCTGCTCGCCCAGGACGGGGCCGCCCTGCACGCGGCGGCGATCGAGAACAAGAAGGACCTCTACTACGAGGCCGCCGTCGCCGGTGCCATCCCGCTGATCCGGCCGCTGCGCGAGTCCCTCGCCGGCGACAAGGTCAACCGGGTGCTGGGGATCGTCAACGGCACGACCAACTTCATCCTCGACAAGATGGACTCCACCGGCGCCGGGTACCAGGAGGCGCTCGACGAGGCCACCGCCCTGGGATACGCGGAAGCCGACCCCACCGCCGACGTCGAGGGCTTCGACGCCGCCGCCAAGGCCGCCATCCTCGCCGGGATCGCCTTCCACACGCGCGTGCGCCTCGACGACGTCTACCGCGAGGGCATGGCCGAGGTCACCGCCGCCGACTTCCGCTCGGCGAAGGAGATGGGCTGCACCATCAAGCTGCTGGCCATCTGCGAGCGGGCGGCCGACGGCGCCTCCGTCACCGCGCGCGTACACCCCGCGATGATCCCGCTGACCCATCCGCTCGCCTCCGTGCGCGGCGCGTACAACGCCGTCTTCGTGGAGTCCGACGCGGCCGGACAGCTCATGTTCTACGGCCCCGGCGCCGGCGGTTCGCCGACCGCCTCGGCCGTGCTCGGCGACCTCGTCGCCGTCTGCCGCAACCGGCTCAACGGTGCAACGGGGCCCGGAGAGTCGGCGTACGCCGCCCTGACCGTCTCGCCCATGGGCGAGGTCGTGACGCGCTACCACATCAGCCTCGACGTCGCCGACAAACCGGGTGTCCTCGCCCAGGTCGCGACCGTGTTCGCGGAGCACGGCGTGTCGATCGATACGGTGCGCCAGTCGGGCAAGGACGGCGAGGCCTCCCTCGTCGTCGTCACCCATCGCGCGTCCGACGCCTCCCTCAGCGGGACCGTCGAGGCGCTGCGCAAGCTCGACACCGTGCGGGGTGTCGCCAGCATCATGCGGGTTGAAGGAGAGTAA
- the lysA gene encoding diaminopimelate decarboxylase has product MSRSAHPAGPRHADVLPEGHYSAPPADLNVLDHKVWAQTVGRDEGGVLTVGGVSATRLAEEFGTPAYILDEADFRARARAWRTAFGADADVFYAGKAFLSRAVVRWLAEEGLNLDVCSGGELATALSAGMPAERIAFHGNNKSGDEIRRAVEAGVGRIVLDSFQEIVRVAHIAQSLGQRQKVQIRITVGVEAHTHEFIATAHEDQKFGIPLAGGQAAEAVRRALQLDGLELIGIHSHIGSQIFDMSGFEVAAHRVVRLLKDIRDEHGVELPEIDLGGGLGIAYTSDDDPREPHEIAKALTEIVTRECEGAGLRTPRISVEPGRAIVGPTAFTLYEVGTVKPLEGLRTYVSVDGGMSDNIRTALYDAEYSVALVSRTSSAEPMLTRVVGKHCESGDIVVKDAFLPGDLAPGDLIAVPATGAYCRSMASNYNHALRPPVVAVKDGEARVIVRRETEEDLLRLDVG; this is encoded by the coding sequence ATGAGCCGTTCCGCCCACCCCGCCGGGCCCCGCCACGCCGATGTCCTGCCCGAGGGGCACTACTCCGCCCCGCCCGCCGACCTCAACGTCCTCGACCACAAGGTGTGGGCCCAGACCGTGGGGCGGGACGAGGGTGGGGTGCTGACTGTCGGAGGCGTCAGCGCGACCCGGCTGGCCGAGGAGTTCGGTACTCCCGCCTACATCCTCGACGAGGCCGACTTCCGGGCCCGGGCGCGGGCCTGGCGTACCGCCTTCGGGGCCGACGCCGACGTGTTCTACGCCGGCAAGGCCTTCCTCTCGCGCGCCGTCGTACGGTGGCTCGCGGAGGAGGGGCTGAATCTGGACGTGTGCTCGGGTGGCGAGCTGGCGACCGCGCTGTCCGCCGGGATGCCCGCCGAGCGCATCGCCTTCCACGGGAACAACAAGTCCGGCGACGAGATCCGGCGGGCCGTAGAGGCCGGGGTCGGGCGGATCGTACTCGACTCGTTCCAGGAGATCGTGCGGGTCGCGCACATCGCCCAGTCGCTGGGGCAGCGGCAGAAGGTCCAGATCCGGATCACGGTGGGCGTCGAGGCGCACACGCACGAGTTCATCGCCACCGCCCACGAGGACCAGAAGTTCGGGATTCCGCTGGCGGGCGGCCAGGCCGCCGAGGCCGTACGGCGGGCGCTGCAGCTCGACGGGCTGGAGCTCATCGGGATCCACAGCCACATCGGCTCGCAGATCTTCGACATGTCCGGGTTCGAGGTCGCCGCGCACCGGGTGGTGCGGCTGCTGAAGGACATCAGGGACGAGCACGGGGTCGAGCTGCCCGAGATCGACCTCGGCGGCGGCCTCGGGATCGCCTACACCAGTGACGACGACCCGCGTGAGCCGCACGAGATCGCCAAGGCGCTGACCGAGATCGTCACCCGCGAGTGCGAGGGCGCCGGGCTGCGGACCCCCCGGATCTCCGTCGAGCCCGGCCGCGCCATCGTCGGGCCCACCGCCTTCACGCTGTACGAGGTCGGCACGGTCAAGCCGCTGGAGGGGCTGCGGACGTACGTCTCCGTCGACGGCGGCATGTCCGACAACATCCGGACCGCCCTGTACGACGCCGAGTACAGCGTCGCCCTCGTGTCCCGGACCTCCAGCGCCGAGCCGATGCTCACGCGGGTCGTCGGCAAGCACTGCGAGAGCGGGGACATCGTGGTCAAGGACGCGTTCCTGCCGGGGGACCTGGCGCCGGGCGACCTGATCGCCGTACCCGCCACCGGTGCGTACTGCCGGTCCATGGCCAGCAACTACAACCACGCTCTCCGGCCGCCCGTCGTCGCGGTGAAGGACGGCGAGGCCCGGGTCATCGTCCGGCGTGAGACGGAGGAGGATCTGCTGCGCCTCGACGTGGGGTGA
- the nrtL gene encoding ArgS-related anticodon-binding protein NrtL: MTPVELSRTVLHAVRRAVDAGELKVTVPERVVVGEPGPGGCGDYATNVALRIAGAAGRKPLEVAEVLRARLVEVDGIRDVVITGPGFLNISLSRSADPAPGVVREIRELGAGYGCGEELAGQVVVLRVPYDVRAEVVADAVARIVATQGGRAEVEHGEPVNLRPVPAAEDPAPLGADAAQWALLYPAAHDRPRITADHLVQRESNPLFRVRYAHARVRSVSRNAARLGFDADAGPLADTDANPTGTGDVALVRPLVAALAAHPRILAAAATHRAPDRVARHLVTVADAVLPFVPTVLPSGEEKPSAAHRARLALAEAAGTVLAGGLSLLGIDAPEHL, translated from the coding sequence GTGACCCCCGTCGAGCTCTCCCGCACCGTGTTGCACGCGGTGCGTCGTGCTGTGGACGCGGGGGAGCTGAAGGTGACTGTGCCGGAGCGGGTCGTGGTGGGGGAGCCCGGGCCCGGTGGGTGCGGGGACTACGCCACCAACGTCGCGCTGCGGATCGCCGGTGCCGCCGGACGGAAGCCTCTTGAGGTCGCCGAGGTGCTGCGTGCGCGGCTTGTCGAGGTGGACGGGATCCGGGACGTCGTCATCACCGGACCCGGGTTCCTCAACATCAGCCTCAGTCGGAGCGCCGATCCCGCGCCGGGGGTCGTCCGTGAGATTCGCGAGCTCGGCGCCGGCTACGGGTGCGGTGAGGAGCTCGCCGGGCAAGTCGTCGTGCTGCGTGTGCCGTACGACGTCCGTGCCGAGGTCGTCGCCGACGCGGTGGCGCGGATCGTGGCCACCCAGGGCGGGCGGGCCGAGGTCGAGCACGGGGAGCCCGTCAATCTGCGGCCCGTTCCGGCGGCCGAGGACCCCGCCCCGCTCGGGGCCGACGCCGCGCAGTGGGCCCTGCTGTACCCGGCCGCGCACGACCGGCCCCGGATCACCGCCGACCACCTCGTGCAGCGCGAGAGCAATCCGCTGTTCCGGGTGCGGTACGCCCACGCCCGCGTCAGGTCCGTCAGCCGCAACGCCGCCCGCCTGGGGTTCGACGCCGACGCCGGCCCGCTCGCCGACACCGACGCCAACCCCACCGGCACCGGTGACGTCGCCCTCGTACGCCCCCTCGTCGCCGCCCTCGCCGCCCACCCCCGCATCCTCGCCGCGGCCGCCACCCATCGCGCCCCGGACCGGGTCGCCCGGCATCTCGTCACCGTCGCCGATGCCGTGCTGCCGTTCGTACCGACCGTGCTGCCGAGTGGCGAGGAGAAACCCTCGGCCGCCCACCGTGCCCGGCTCGCCCTCGCCGAAGCCGCCGGGACGGTGCTGGCCGGTGGCCTGTCCCTGCTCGGCATCGACGCACCCGAACACCTCTGA
- a CDS encoding response regulator: MPGASGRVLVVDDNKVIRQLIRVNLELEGLEVVTAADGAECLDVVHEVRPDVVTLDVVMPRLDGLRTAERLREDPRTRHLPLAIISACTQYEVEAGIGVGVDAFLAKPFEPAELVRLVKQLLERGSGGRGRGGGGACEGSRPRDGGQGDEGEGEDGGEDGEVIGEVSGPVSGPVSGPVSGPVA, from the coding sequence GTGCCAGGGGCGTCGGGCCGGGTGCTTGTTGTGGACGACAACAAGGTCATCCGGCAGCTGATCAGGGTCAACCTTGAGCTTGAGGGGCTTGAGGTCGTGACCGCGGCCGATGGTGCCGAGTGTCTGGATGTGGTGCACGAGGTGCGCCCCGACGTCGTCACTCTTGATGTCGTCATGCCGCGACTGGACGGGCTGCGTACCGCGGAGCGGCTGCGTGAGGATCCCCGGACCCGTCATCTTCCCCTCGCCATCATCAGCGCCTGCACGCAGTACGAGGTCGAGGCCGGGATCGGCGTCGGTGTCGACGCCTTTCTGGCCAAGCCCTTCGAGCCGGCCGAGCTCGTCCGCCTCGTGAAGCAGCTGCTTGAGCGTGGCAGTGGGGGACGGGGGCGGGGAGGGGGAGGGGCCTGTGAGGGGTCTCGGCCTCGTGATGGTGGGCAGGGTGATGAGGGTGAGGGAGAAGACGGTGGTGAGGACGGGGAAGTGATCGGGGAGGTTTCCGGGCCCGTTTCCGGGCCCGTTTCCGGGCCCGTTTCCGGGCCTGTTGCCTAG
- a CDS encoding YozE family protein, with product MPTAKSFTAWLKTQTDRESGIGDLARDVSNDPDWPSRKGQSGQRAYLEERGAIPAAIEMFEDAWVRYEAYRAQSGDA from the coding sequence ATGCCCACAGCAAAGAGCTTCACAGCGTGGTTGAAGACCCAAACCGATCGGGAGAGTGGCATCGGCGACCTCGCCCGCGACGTCTCCAATGATCCCGACTGGCCTTCACGGAAGGGGCAGTCGGGGCAGCGGGCCTACCTCGAAGAGCGAGGCGCCATCCCAGCCGCCATCGAGATGTTCGAAGACGCATGGGTTCGATACGAGGCGTACCGGGCGCAGTCAGGCGACGCCTGA
- a CDS encoding tyrosine-type recombinase/integrase produces the protein MSTTDDTPVRRPHGEARPGYSLDIRLWKVTKVNRKARPYQLRWVVGGKVSSATFATSALAESRRSELRQAMRRGEAFKIASGQPESEVRAAAEAAETAAEEPVRWFEFCRKYVAGRWRTSAAKTREGMADGLAAVSLAMVQRGDGVPPDEQLRLAFRWGIVPANAGEDPPAELKAAYDWLTTADRPVLDVTGAEVFEDVLYRIGYKLDGTPAAGDTYRRRRRALNTALEHAVVAGELPENPLQRARRKHVGSNDVVDRRVLVNAVQARQLLAGVSYVGSWDRCRGRRLTAFYAVLYYAGLRPAEAVGLRLSDCDLPDAGWGTLTLRETRPVSGKQWTDSGERHDRRGLKAREAKSDRPVPIPPVLVAILRTHLDTFGTAKEGRVFGNERGGVVGSSTYWRVWEEARGYALPPERVASPLAGRPYDLRHACITRWLNAGVPIAEVARRVGNSPEVIHRRYHGCIDGHEEAANAKITKALEEDGDTV, from the coding sequence GTGAGCACGACTGACGACACGCCGGTCCGCCGTCCGCACGGGGAGGCGCGGCCGGGGTATTCCCTCGACATCCGACTGTGGAAGGTCACGAAGGTCAACCGCAAGGCGCGTCCGTACCAACTCCGATGGGTCGTAGGCGGGAAGGTGAGCAGCGCAACGTTCGCCACGTCGGCACTTGCCGAGAGCCGACGTTCGGAACTGCGGCAGGCCATGCGGCGCGGCGAGGCTTTCAAGATTGCAAGCGGACAGCCTGAGTCCGAAGTCCGCGCGGCGGCGGAAGCGGCCGAAACGGCGGCTGAGGAGCCGGTGAGGTGGTTCGAGTTCTGCCGCAAGTACGTCGCCGGGCGGTGGCGTACGAGCGCGGCCAAGACCCGTGAGGGCATGGCGGACGGTCTTGCCGCCGTGAGTCTCGCCATGGTCCAGCGGGGGGACGGTGTTCCCCCGGATGAGCAACTGCGGTTGGCGTTCCGGTGGGGGATCGTGCCCGCGAACGCGGGTGAGGATCCACCGGCCGAACTCAAGGCCGCGTACGACTGGCTCACGACGGCGGATCGGCCGGTCCTCGATGTGACCGGTGCCGAAGTGTTCGAAGACGTGCTGTACCGCATCGGGTACAAGCTGGACGGCACCCCGGCGGCGGGCGACACGTACAGGCGTCGCCGCCGGGCCCTGAACACCGCCCTCGAACACGCGGTGGTAGCGGGGGAACTCCCGGAGAACCCGCTTCAGCGCGCCCGCCGGAAGCACGTCGGTTCCAACGACGTGGTGGACCGGCGCGTTCTCGTGAACGCCGTACAGGCCCGTCAGTTGCTCGCGGGGGTCTCCTACGTCGGATCGTGGGATCGGTGCCGTGGCAGGCGTCTGACGGCCTTCTACGCGGTCCTGTACTACGCGGGCTTGCGTCCGGCTGAGGCGGTCGGGTTGAGACTGTCTGACTGCGATCTCCCAGATGCGGGATGGGGCACGCTGACGCTCCGGGAGACGCGCCCCGTCTCCGGGAAGCAGTGGACCGATTCCGGCGAGCGTCACGACCGGCGAGGGCTGAAGGCGCGAGAGGCTAAGAGTGACCGACCGGTGCCCATCCCGCCCGTCCTGGTTGCGATCCTGCGGACGCACCTGGACACATTCGGCACGGCCAAGGAAGGGCGTGTGTTCGGCAACGAGCGCGGGGGAGTGGTCGGCTCTTCCACCTACTGGCGGGTGTGGGAGGAAGCGCGGGGGTATGCGCTCCCGCCTGAGCGCGTCGCTTCTCCGTTGGCCGGACGCCCGTACGACCTGCGGCACGCCTGCATCACACGGTGGCTGAATGCGGGAGTCCCGATCGCTGAGGTTGCCCGGAGGGTTGGCAACTCGCCGGAGGTGATCCACCGTCGCTATCACGGCTGCATCGACGGTCACGAGGAAGCCGCCAACGCGAAGATCACAAAAGCGTTGGAGGAGGACGGAGACACGGTATAG
- a CDS encoding helix-turn-helix domain-containing protein: MSARTQDEKMTVKEVIADLKVAPSTFYRWRQLGKGPRSIKLPNGDVRIRRSEYDRWLAEREDAA, encoded by the coding sequence ATGAGCGCCCGTACGCAGGACGAGAAGATGACCGTCAAAGAGGTCATCGCCGACCTGAAGGTAGCTCCGTCGACCTTCTACCGGTGGCGTCAACTCGGGAAGGGGCCCCGCTCGATCAAGCTCCCGAACGGCGACGTGCGGATCCGGCGGTCGGAGTATGACCGTTGGCTTGCGGAGCGGGAGGACGCTGCGTGA
- a CDS encoding AAA family ATPase yields the protein MSANPIPPLHLYSVPSDSEPAPAALPKRERPRTAWTADQLMAAHFPEPKWAVPGILAEGVSVLAGPPKVGKSWLSLGLGLSVAAGGSAFDSVPVQGGPVLYLALEDTPRRLQTRMGKLLGGQPAPAGLTLVTECPPFPQGGIEAIAQWLERNPDARMVVIDVFAKMRGQAPAGVSAYDSDYVAVGYAKRLADHYGVAVILVHHVRKAGSEDFLTEVSGTNGIAGAADATLVLKRARGQADGILHVTGRDVDEAEYALSFQPASGAWHLLDGPVSDHTVGDTRATILRYVRAHPGAKPKDMAGELPNVDLDTIRRTCNRMADAGQLTKDPGGRYYPDTDTRTEGMPEVSALSGCPVTPSDQHQHPGQPELELSGLSGADEAEGERE from the coding sequence ATGAGCGCCAACCCCATCCCACCGCTGCACCTGTACTCGGTGCCTAGCGACTCCGAACCGGCACCCGCGGCGCTGCCGAAGCGGGAGCGCCCACGGACCGCATGGACGGCCGATCAGCTCATGGCCGCTCACTTCCCCGAGCCGAAATGGGCCGTACCCGGCATCCTCGCTGAGGGCGTCAGCGTGCTCGCCGGACCGCCCAAGGTCGGCAAGTCCTGGCTCTCCCTCGGACTGGGTCTTTCGGTCGCGGCCGGAGGCAGCGCGTTCGACTCCGTCCCCGTCCAGGGCGGACCGGTGCTCTACCTCGCCCTGGAAGACACCCCGCGCCGTCTCCAGACTCGCATGGGCAAGCTACTCGGGGGCCAGCCAGCGCCCGCCGGTCTGACCCTGGTCACCGAGTGTCCGCCCTTCCCTCAGGGCGGCATCGAGGCCATTGCCCAGTGGCTGGAGCGCAACCCCGATGCGCGCATGGTCGTCATCGACGTGTTTGCCAAGATGCGAGGCCAGGCTCCGGCCGGCGTCTCGGCTTACGACTCGGACTATGTGGCCGTTGGTTACGCCAAGCGGCTCGCCGACCACTACGGCGTGGCTGTCATCCTCGTCCACCACGTTCGCAAGGCAGGCTCCGAGGACTTCCTAACCGAGGTCTCCGGCACCAACGGCATCGCCGGAGCCGCTGACGCCACCCTCGTACTGAAGCGGGCGCGAGGACAGGCAGATGGCATCCTGCACGTCACCGGCCGCGACGTGGACGAAGCCGAGTACGCCCTCAGCTTCCAACCCGCCTCCGGGGCCTGGCACTTGTTGGACGGTCCGGTGTCCGACCACACCGTCGGCGACACCCGCGCCACGATCTTGCGTTACGTCCGCGCTCACCCCGGCGCCAAGCCGAAGGACATGGCGGGCGAGCTGCCGAACGTCGACCTGGACACGATCCGGCGCACCTGCAACCGCATGGCCGACGCCGGACAGCTCACCAAGGACCCCGGCGGCCGGTACTACCCGGACACCGACACCCGGACAGAGGGCATGCCAGAGGTGTCCGCGCTGTCCGGCTGTCCGGTTACGCCATCTGACCAGCACCAACACCCCGGACAGCCGGAATTGGAACTGTCCGGCCTGTCCGGTGCGGACGAAGCCGAGGGGGAGAGGGAATGA
- a CDS encoding bifunctional DNA primase/polymerase yields MPHQDGSAQLTAALDAASRDWRVFPLIPSDKRPAVSEWETRATADPDRITRAWSVGAFNVGIATGPSGLIVIDLDKPKHPGDTPPAAWAEHGVTDGADVLAVLCERHGQPFPADTYTVGTWSGGTHLYFLAPEGEPLRNTAGDSARGLGWKVDTRAWGGLVVGAGSTYDGHPYAVSNHGPVAPLPGWLAELLRPAPLPPQRPMTVALSGHGRRTAFLRSAINGEVQRVTGSGPHEHNNALYIAAVALGQLVSGGELSEADVTGWLVTAALQVGQGEREARRTIASGLRAGARRPRRVAA; encoded by the coding sequence ATGCCGCACCAGGACGGCTCTGCCCAGCTCACCGCAGCGCTTGACGCAGCGTCGCGTGACTGGCGCGTCTTCCCTCTCATCCCCAGTGACAAGCGCCCGGCCGTCTCCGAGTGGGAGACCCGCGCCACCGCCGATCCGGACCGCATTACCCGCGCCTGGTCCGTGGGCGCCTTCAACGTCGGCATCGCTACCGGCCCGTCCGGCCTGATCGTGATCGACCTGGACAAGCCCAAGCACCCCGGCGACACCCCGCCGGCCGCTTGGGCCGAGCACGGCGTCACCGACGGCGCCGACGTGCTGGCCGTGCTCTGCGAGCGCCACGGCCAGCCCTTTCCCGCCGACACCTACACGGTCGGGACATGGAGCGGCGGCACCCACCTGTACTTCCTCGCGCCGGAGGGCGAGCCCCTGCGTAACACCGCCGGGGACAGCGCTCGTGGGCTGGGGTGGAAGGTCGACACCCGCGCGTGGGGCGGACTCGTGGTCGGCGCCGGCAGCACCTACGACGGACACCCGTACGCGGTTTCCAACCACGGCCCCGTGGCGCCTCTGCCGGGCTGGCTCGCCGAACTCCTGCGCCCGGCCCCGTTGCCCCCGCAGCGGCCCATGACGGTCGCCCTCTCCGGCCACGGACGGCGCACCGCCTTCCTCCGCTCCGCGATCAACGGGGAAGTGCAGCGAGTCACGGGCTCCGGCCCGCACGAGCACAACAACGCGCTCTACATCGCCGCCGTTGCTCTGGGACAGCTCGTCTCTGGGGGTGAGCTGAGCGAGGCCGACGTCACCGGCTGGCTCGTCACCGCCGCGCTCCAAGTCGGGCAGGGCGAGCGCGAGGCACGGCGCACCATCGCTTCCGGCCTGAGGGCCGGAGCCCGGCGCCCCCGGAGGGTCGCGGCATGA